The DNA sequence ACTGGTAGAGCAGTAAGCCCTCTGATTTCCGGTCTTTCGGGATGTAGCCGACGCCCGCGTCGACCATGTCCGAGACCGTCGGGTTCTGCAGCGTGGTGCCGTCGACGGAGACCGAGCCCTGTGTCACGTTGAGGTCGCCCGCGAGCAGGCGCCCGAGTCGCTGTTTGCCCGAGCCCTCGACGCCGACGATACCGAATATCTCGCCTTCGCGGACGGAGAAGGAAATCGGGCCGACAGTGTCCTCGTGGGCCACCTCGTCGACGGCCATCGCCGTCTCGCCGAGGTCGGCCTCGCGCTGCTGGTCGGGGACACGGTAGTACTCGTCGGCCGTCTCTCGGCCGACCATCGCCTGCTGTAGCGAGTCCGTGGTGGCGTCGGCCGCCGTGGTGGAGCCGACGCGCTCGCCGTCTTTGAGGACGTAGATCCGGTCGGAAATCTGCAGCACCTCGTCGAGTTCGTGCGAGACGAAGACGAACGTCGCCCGGTCCCGCAGGTCGTTCACGAGGTCGAAGAGGATCTCCCGGCCGCTCTCCTCGAGCCCGGCCGTCGGCTCGTCGAGGAGGATGACCGGGTTCTCGGACTTCTGTGAGACGTGGAACGCCTTCGCGATCTCGAGCATCTGGCGCTCGTTGAACGAGTAGTTACGCACGCGCTCGTCCACGTCGATGTTGATGCCAAGGTCGTCGACGAATGCCTGGGCTTCCTCACGCATCCGGTCTTTCTCGAGCACCCCGAAGCGCTCCATCTCCCGCCCGAGATAGAGGTTCTCGTACCCCCGCATGGTCGTGATGACGTCCTGTTCCTGGTGGACGAGCGAGACGCCGTAGTCCGCCGCTTCACGCGGGTTCGTGAACGAGACCGGCTCCCCGTCGACGTACAGCTGGCCCTCGTCGGCCTGCAACACGCCGGTCAGGATGTTCAACAGCGTGCTCTTGCCAGCGCCGTTCTCCCCGACCAGGCCGATGACCTCGCCGTGGTCGACTGCCAGCGACACGTCTTCGAGGGCCTGTACGTGGCGGAACGACTTCGAGATGCCCTCGACGCGGAAGCTGTGATTGTCCCCGCTTTTCGGGCTAGCCCGGCCCGCGTCCGTCGCGTCGGTGTGTGTCTGTGATGCCATGGGGGTGTGTGGTGAGAGTTATTTGAGCGGGTTGTTCTGGAAGCGGTCCACGTACAGCTGGGTCGTCTCTTCCTGGGCGGCGTCGTCGGTGTAGACTCCCGGCAGGCTGTAGCCGCTCGGCTTGTCCGCGTCCTTCCAGTCGAGAACCTCTTTCATGTCTGCGAGGTTCATCGGCTGCATGTCGATTTGAGGGTCCCAGGCGTCCTCACCGGCCTCGGCGACGGACATCGCCGTCCAGTCGTAAGGGGTCTCGCCCGAGAAGATGGCGTCGTTGTACTCGGCGGCGTCCACGACTGGAAGCCGGTCGATGACGTCGGTCCACTCGCTGGGGTTCTTGACACAGACCGGCGCGTTGAACGACATCATCCGCTCTGGACCGCTGAGCGTGTGTCCGTTGATGTAGTCGTGACACTTCGCCACCGACCAGCCGGCCTGCCACGGGCCCATGCCCGAGACGGTGCCGGTCATCCGGTCCTCGGCGATGGCCGCGAGCCCGGGCTCGCTGGCGTCGATGCCGACGACGGGCACGTCGATGTCGTTCTCCTCGAGGATGGTGAGCCCGCCCAGCGCGACGGCGTCGTTCTGGCCGAAGAAGCCGTCGATGTCGTCGCCGAACTGCGAGACCTTGTCGTTCATGACGCTGCGGGCGTCCGAACGGATGAAATTGCCCGGCTGGCGCGGTCCCGCCATCTCGATGTCGGGGTACTCCTGTAGCGCCAGGTCGACACCCTTGTTCCGGCCGATGTTCGGGGCCGTACCGCGGTTCCCTTCGATGTGGACGAACGTGCCGCTGCCACCCATCGCCTCGAAGAGCATCTTCGCGCCGGTGTAGGCGTGGTTGACGAAGTGGGGCGTGAAGAACGTCACGTACTCCTCGCCGGCGTCCTGCGGGACGAACCAGTCGGCGATGGTGACCGCGAGGACACCCGGGGTTTCGCCCTCGACCAGCGTCTCTGCCAGCGTGATTGCGGCGGCGTTGGTGTAGGTCTGCCCGGCGATGAAGTCCGCGTTGTTCGATACTGCCGTGTCGAACTGCTGTTGCTGTGTCTGGACCTCACCGTTGTTCGTCTGGACGTTCGTCTCGTAGCCGAATGCCTCGCAAGCCTCGAGGTAGCCCTTCTCCCAGCTGAGCCAGTAGGAGTTCTGTCGGTTGGCGATGGAGCCCATCGAGGTCATGGAGCCGCCGTCCGACCCGGAACTGCCCGACGAGTCACTCCCGCCGGAGCCGCCATCGGACGAGCCACCCGACCCGCCCGAACTGGTCGACGACCCACCGCCGGACCCACCTGTACACCCTGCGAGGCCACCCAGTGTGACCGCCGAACTCCCGATGGCGGCCTGCTTCAGGAAGCGACGCCTAGATTGGTTGCTGCTATCTCGTGCCATGTTTGCGACACCATCATGTGGTGAATACCTCCGTTTATAGTTTATGATTGAAAATGAGGATGGTTTCTCGGGACACGCGGCTCGGGAGGGTCGCAGCGTCCCCGTCGGTCAGTGCGCAGTGGCACGTGTTCAGTACATCACCTTGCCCGCCGAGACGTTGACGTCCTGTCCAGTCATACGGTCGGCGTCCGACGAACAGAGGAACGCGACGGTGTTCGCGATGTCCTCTCGCTGGACGAGTTCCTGCCGTGGGCTCTCGCTCTCTGCGTCCCTGCGGACCTCCTCGTAACTCCGGCCAGTCGTCTCGGCCTTCTCTTCGAAGACACGACGGATGCGCGGGCCGTCGACAGAGCCGGGACAGACGGCGTTGACGTTGATGTCGTGTTCGCCGACCTCCGCGGCGAGCGTCCGGGTGAACCCGATGAGTCCCATCTTGGTGGTCGCGTACGGGGTCCGCTTCGTCAGGGGGCGCTTCCCAGTTACGGAGGCGATGTTGACGATGCGCCCGTAGCCCTGCTCTTTCATCGACGGGAGCACCGTCCGACACGTGTAGAAGGGGCCACGGAGGTTCACGGCGACCGTCTCGTCCCACTCCTCGGAGCTGATGCCCTCACAGGCAGACGTCGGGCCGGCGATGCCCGCATTGTTGACGAGGTGCTCGATGCTGCCGAACTCCGAGAGTGCAGTCTCGACGACCGCTTCGACGCTGTCGAGATGTTTCAGGTTCGTCTGGTGTGTGAGTACTCGCTGTCCCTCGCTCTCGACGAGCGCAGCGGTCTCAGCCATCTCGTCCTCGTCGAGGTCGGCGATGACGACATCGTGCCCCCGGGATGCGAGTTCGGCACAGATCGCCTGACCGATACCACGCCCTCCGCCGGTGACGAGGGCTGTGCTATCTCGTTCCATATCACCTCAAGCTAGATGATAGTACATAAAGATAGTGAACATCGAGCCGACATCGCTGTGCTCGGAGAGTGGGTCTCGCCTCCCGAAATAGTAAAGACCCGACGCGAAACACATCGGGGTATGCCGTATCAAGGGTACGACGACTACTTCCAGAAGAAGCTCATCATCACCGTCGCGACGACCGGTGGACTCCACGGGAAGGAGGCGAACCCGAACCTGCCAACCCAGCCCGAAGAGGTCGCACAGGACCTCGCCGAGTGCGAAGAGGCGGGCGCGTCGATGGTTCACCTCCACGCGCGAGACGAGAACCACGAGGACACGAAAGACGTCGCACGCTTTCAGGCACTCATGGACGCCATCGACGAGCACTGCGACGACATCATCGTGAACTTCACCACCGGGGGCGGCGGCATCTACTCGCGCGAGACTCGGCTGGCACCCATCCTCGAAACCGAGCCACGCCCCGAGGTCGCGACTGTCGACCTCGGCCCCATCAACTTCGGACAGACGCGAACGGCCGAGAACACACGAGAGCAGAACGAAGAGTACGCCGAACGGATGCGCGACGCGGGGGTAAAGCCCGAACTCGAACTGTTCAACCCGGGTCACATCCCCGAGGCGGAACACCTCATCGACGAAGGGCTCCTCGAGGAGCCCTACTGGGCGACCGTCATCTTCGGGATGCAGAACGGGATGCCCCCAGGACCGCGAAACCTCGTGAACTTCGTCGACAACCTCCCCGAGCCCGTCGAGTGGCAGTGTCTCGCCGTCGGGAAACACCAGCTCCCGATGACCACCGCCGCGATCACCATGGGTGGGCACGTGAGAGTGGGCATGGAAGACAACGTCTACTACCGCAAGGGCGAACTCGCCGAGAGCAACGCTCAACTGGTCCGTCGAACGGCGAGAATCGCCGAAGAACTCGAGCGCGACATCGCCTCGCCGAGTGAGGCACGTGAGATGCTCGGGCTCTGACGGTCGCGTCGTTCCCCACGTGCGAATCCCTCGGCGATTGGGGCCAACTGTCCGTTCTCCACCTATTTTTCGCGTTTACTGGTAGCGAAGTTCAAGACCGGATGTGCAGGAAGAAACGAACCATGTTATAAACACACCACGGCATCTCGGCATATCGAGGACAGACTCATTTGCACATACCGAATATTAAATAGGGAGGAATGCAAGTGCCAGTCATGAACACCCAAGACGGCGGTCGAACGCTGCAGACGACGGCGACATCGCTGCGCGTCGTCGAGACGCTTCGAGAACTGGACGGAGCCCGGGTGACAGAGGTGGCAGACGAGATGGGCCTGGCACCGAGTACCGTACACGCTCACCTGACAACCCTCGCGGACAACGAGTACGTCGTCAAGACCGGCGACGTCTACCAGCTGAGTCTGGAGTTCTTGAGTCTCGGCGAGTACGTTCGCACGAGGCGAAAGGCGTACCGTATCGCCGAGTCCTACACCGAGCAACTGGCCGACGAGACGGAGTGTCGCGCCGTGTTCACCGTCGAGGAGAACGGCCGCGGCGTCTACATGTACACCTTCTCCGGAACTCACGCCGTCTGGACCTACTCGACCGTCGGGAAGCGCTTCTACCTCCACCAGACGGCGGCCGGAAAGGCGACCCTGTCACAGCTCCCCGAGTCACAGGTCGACACAATCGTCGAGAAGTGGGGTCTCCCCGCGGCGACGGAGAACACCATCACGGACGCCGAGGCGCTGCTGGAGCAACTCGCGTCCATCCGCGAACGCGGCGTCGCGTTCAACCACCAAGAGCAGCTCGACGGCGTCAAGGCCGTCGGTGTCCCCGTGAACGGCTCCGACGGGCAGGTGGTCGGAGCCTTCAGCGTCGCCAGTCCGGCGAACCGGATGACCGACGAGCGGTTCGAGGAGGAGATTCCCGAGACGCTGCTGGGCGTCGCCAACGAGTTCGAACTCGAGAACTCGCTGACCTGAGTATCTCATTACAACTGTACTGATGTAATATCTTTTGCCAGCGGCGCTCGAGCCGGTTCGACGCTCGCGAATCGGTTATCGGGGGCGGCCGACGACGGGGCGGGCTCACCCGTTCGTCGACAGCTCGAGAGTGCGTGACAGCCATAATGGTGTAACGAAGCGGCGGCGACACGACGACACGGTGGTTTGAGTGGGAGTCTGGCCAGAACCTTGATTACTCGGCCTTCTGTAGCGGGAGGCAATGACGGTTACCATCGCCCTGGTCGGGGCCGGCGGAATCGGTACCATCCATCTCGGCACCCTCGCTGACATCGACGCGGCCGACGTGACTGCCATCTGTGACGTCTCGGCGGAGGCTGCGACCGCTGCAGCCGAGGAGTTCGGTGCAGACGTCTACACCGACCACGAAGAGATGCTTTCGAACGAGGACCTCGACGCGCTGTTCGTCGCGATTCCGCCCTTCGCCCACACGACACAGGAGACCGCAGGTGCCGAGGCGGGCCTCGACCTCTTTGTCGAGAAACCTATCGCCCTGTCGGGCGAGACCGCAGCACGCGTCGACGAGGCCATCGCCGAGGCACAGGTTCGCTCACAGGTCGGACATATGTATCGCTACTCACCGGCCGTCGAGGAGGCTGTCGACCGCATCGGCGACCGCGACGTCGCGCTCATCGACGGCCACTGGGTCGGTGGTGTCCCCCCATCGGGCTGGTGGGGCGTCAAGGAGAAGTCCGGCGGACAGGTCGTCGAACAGGCGGCACACGTCTTCGACCTGGTTCGGTACTTCGGTGGCGACGTCGACTCCGTCTGTGCGCAGGGTGGAAAGAGCGTCGTCGGCGACGACATCGACTTCGAGGACGCCGTGAGCGCGTCGATGAAGCACGAATCCGGCGCGGTCAGCCACGTGTCGACCTCGTGTGCCTCGCCGGACGAGCACGTCGCGCTACGGCTGGTCGGAGACGGCTTCCACCTCGAACTGGAGTTCTGGTTCGAAGGAGAAGACCACCCCGTCTCGCTCGGGCGGCTCACCGGAACGGTCGACGGCGAACCTATCGAGTTGGAAGCCGAGGAAGACGCGTGGGCACGCGAGGTCCGTTCGTTCGTCGAGACGGTCGGCGGGGGTGAGGGTGACCTCCGCTCGCCGTACGACGACGCGCGGAAGACCTTCGAGCTGACCCTCGCAGTCAACGAAGCCCTCGACGAGGAGAACGCCGTCGAACTCCCACTGGTCTCACAATGAGCCTCCGCGTCGCGGTCACGCTCCCGACGGTCTACCCCGACGACTCGTTCGCCGATGCCACCGCACGAGCCGCCGCCGCCGGTGCGGACGGCATCGAGTTCTTCGACTGGGACGCCGCCGACCTCGAGACGCTTACCCAGGCTACCGCGGAACACGACGTCGAGATCGCGGGGACGCTCTCCGCCGCACCGGGTGCGAGCATCGAAGGTCCGGATGGGATGACAGACCCCGACTGCGCCGACGACGCCGTCGCCGCAATCGAGGAGTCGCTACCTGTCGCGGCCGACCTCGGCTGTGAGACGCTCATCGTGACAACCGGCCCCGAACAGGCCGGGCTCGACCGAGAGACCCAGTACGAGAGCGTGGTCGACGTCCTCTCGCGCGCCGCGCCGACCGCCGAGGACGCAGGTGTGACACTCGTCCTCGAACCGCTCAACACCGTTGTCGACCACCCGGGCTACTTCCTCACCGACTCCGCCGAGGCGTTCGACATCATCAGAGCGGTCGACAGCCCCCGGGTGAAGCTCCTCTACGACGTCTACCACCAGCAGATAACCGAGGGCAACCTCATCGACACCCTGACCGAGCACGTCGACCTGATCGGCCACATCCACGTCGCCGACGTCCCCGGTCGCCACGAGCCGGGGACGGGAGAGATCAACTACGCGAACGTCATCCGTGCGCTGGCCGACGCCGGCTACGACGGCTACGTCGGCTGTGAGTGCTTCCCCGAAGGCGACCCCGACGCGGCAGTCGAGCGCGTCGTCGACTACGTCGAGTCCGCGAACTGAGTCGAGAACGACGGCGACCGGCACGCGTGTGCGGGGCGCGGTTGCTGTCGCCGACACTCGACTGGGAACCCACCCTCTGGTAAAGACGAGCGGGCGAGAGAGAGAGAGAGTCGTCTCCGCCGCACAAATATATAATTACTTCTATTCGGTACCTTCTCTCATCACCAGCTCCCTGGCCACGTCGGGGCAGTCACCACCAGCTCCGAGTTCGTCGATAACACCGACGTCACCACGGGACATCGACGCCCGCGAACCGTTATGTCTGTCGTCGGTCCACACAGTGTATGACCACCACCGAATCGCCCGACAGCTCACCGGGTCCCCACCAGGGTCAGCCGGTGAAACACGCGGGCGCGCCCCTCCGCGTCGCCGACGCGGCGCTCGTCCTCCTCCACGGCCGCGGTGCGACGGCCGAGAGTATCCTCGACCTGGCCGACGAACTCGGCGTCCACGGCGTCGCTGCAGTGGCTCCGCAGGCGCAGTACAACCGCTGGTACCCTCAGTCGTTCCTCGCTCCGCTCGAGACGAACGAACCCGAACTGTCGTCCGCGTTGCACGCAGTCGATGACGTCGTCAGCGAACTCGTCGAGCGCGAGGTTCCGCCCGACCGGATCGTCATCGGCGGTTTCTCGCAGGGGGCGTGTCTGGCCGCGGAGTACGCCGCCCGAAACCCTCGGCAGTACGGCGGTCTCGTCGTCCTCAGTGGTGGGCTCGTCGGCCCGGGGGAGACGGTGGTCGACCACACGGGCGACCTCGCCGGAACGCCCGTCCTCCTCGGCTGTAGCGACGTCGACCCCCACGTCCCCCTCGAACGCGTTCACGAGTCCCGCGACGTCTTCGAGCGACTCGGCGGTGACGTCACCGAACGCGTCTACGAAGGCATGGCTCACACCATCAACGACGACGAAGTCGCGTTCCTCAGAGACCGCCTCCAGACCCTCGTCGAACGGAAGCCGACGCCGAACGACAGCGACCCGGACGGAGGTGACGGCCGGTGACTCTCCCACCGCCGACTGCCGGGCTTCACCACGTCTCCGTCATCACCGGGACGACCGCACAGACGGTGTCGTTTTATACAGAAGTTCTTGGACTCAGATTCGTCAAGCAGACGGTGAACTACGACGACCCGTTCATGCACCACGTCTACTTCGCCGACGAGCGCGGGAGCCCGGGGACGCTCCTGACGTGCTTCCCGTTCGAGCGGGGACAGGAGGGGCGGGTCGGGAAGCCACAGCCAACGGCGACTGCCCTAGCCGTCCCGCGAGCGAGCATCGACTACTGGGTCGACCGACTCAGCGCGTACGGGGCAGAGCAGGTGGAGCGGTTCGGTGAGCCGGTCGTTCGGTTCACCGACGGTATGGGACAGCCGCTCGAACTCGTCGGGACGGATACCCAAACAGAGCCGTGGAGCGACGGACCCATACCGTCCGAGTACGCCATTCGCGGGTTCCACAGCGTGACGCTCGCCTCGACGAGTCCCTTCCAGACCGCCAGCGTTCTCGACGCGCTGGGCTTCGACCTCCACGCACAGGAGGGCGACCGGGTCCGATACCGGACGGCAGCGCCCGGAAGCGAGCCGGGAACTGTCGTCGACATCCTCGATACGGACCTGCCGTTCGGCCGTGAGGGCATCGGCACCGCACACCATGTCGCATTTCGACTCCCCGACGAGACAGCACTGGAGGCGTGGCGTGACCTCCTGATAGCGGACGGGCTCGAACCGACGTACGTGAAAGACCGGACGTACTTCCAGTCGGTGTACGTCCGCGAGCCCGGTGGTATCCTCGTCGAGTTGGCGACAGACGGACCGGGCCTGACCGTCGACGAGCCGGTCGAGTCGCTCGGGACAGGACTTCGACTCCCGCCGTGGCTCGAGGAGGACAGAGCGATGATAACCGCTCAGCTTCCGCCAGTTACAGCGCGCGAGCCGAGCGAAGACCGCGAGTGAATCGTGTGAGAAACGTCTTCTACCGGGGGTTCAGTAGCCGAGTTGCTCGCGGACGAGCACGACGCTCGTCCGCCCCTCAGTGGGTTCTTTGCGGTAGACGAGCTGCTTGGCGATGGCGCTCTCGACGCCGTACGCCTCCTGCGCGCGTTCGTTCTCGAGGGGGTACGCGACGTTCTCGAGGCGGTCGAGGGCGGCGTCGAGGTCGGCGACGACCTTGTTGACGCCGCTGACGATGACGACGTTCCCCGCCGCGAAGGGGTACGCGCCGATACGGCTCCCGGAGAGGTCCGCGGCGACGAGTTCGCCCGTGCGCGCGATGGCGTTGATGCCGCCGACGAAGTAGTCGGCCGTCTGGGCCTTCCTCCGGGCGGTGAATCGCTCCGCGTCGTCGTCGATAGCCCACACGTCGGCGTGGAGGTTCTCCCAGGAGTGGTCACCCTCGGTGAGGTACTCCATGAACCCGATCTCTTCGAGTGTCGTCGAGTGACCGTCCATCACGGTCGCGCCGTCGGGAATCGTCGACGTGACCGCTTCGAGCGCCTCCGCTCGCGTGTCGACGACGGTGACGTCGAAGCCGTTCGCTTCGAGGTTCTCGACGGCTTCGTCGAGTTCCTCGTCGCTCGGGAGACTGTCGAGTGCTTCGTCGATGCGGACGTCGTCGTAGTCGGACTTCTGTTGAGACATGGGGGAGTGCCGCAGTGGTGCGACGGTTCACCGTAGACACGCAGACCGCATAAGCGCTCGCGGACGCCGATGTCAGGGGGTTACGCCGGTGTTACTGGCGGAATCGAAGCGGCGATACCGAACACGGAAGGAGAGGTGAACCTCGGTCGTTCTGCTCGCGCCACTCTCTGGTTCACATCTCCTCGTCACACTCGCACGGACTCGCCGGTGTCACAGCGCGAGAGAACGTGCTGCTTGGGAGATGAGTCCGAGTGAAGTGGCGGGGGTATATTTGAACGACGTAGACTCGGCGTTGCTCCGTCCTCTCGATCCAATCTGCCCCGGCGAGATTCCGACACTCACGGGGTCGTAGCGCGATGAAACACGCTACTCAGGAGGTGAGTGTCTCGAAAATAGCGGGAGGTAGATTTGAACTACCGATCTCCGGGTTATGAGCCCGGCGGAATCTCCTGGCTATCCCATCCCGCTACTGAGTACGAATCGGCGGTTGCGGTTAAGGGTTATGATTCCAACGCCGTATGCTACTTTTCGCCGTGTGACTCACCCACGCCCGACCTGCCACGTGACGAGGCTCTCGGCGACGTAGTTGACGAGCATCCCGGTGCCGATGCCGGCGACCTTCGAGACGACGAACCAGCCGTCGATACCCGCCACCGTCAGTTCGAGCGCCACCACACGGAAGAAGAACCCGAACGTCGCCAGTTGGACGAGGATACCACCGATGCGGACGAGGTTCGACCGCGCGAGTCGACGGAATGCCGCGCCGAGACCCGCGGCACCCTGCTCGGCGAACGTCCACTTGTCGTTGAGCAAGAACATGACGACGATGGCCACCTCGATACCGATGAACACCGCGAGTTCGGGGAAGACGCCGACCTCGCGGAGGACCGTGGCGGTCGTCACGTCGAACACCGCGCCGACGACGCCGACGGAGGCGAACTTGCCGAAGCGTCTGCCCGAGAGGAGCGAGTCGACGACGGACATCGTTTCAGTCGTCCACCGCGTCGACACCGAGGCGCTCGACGAGCGACGGACCGGTGTCGCGAGAGCGCTCGAGGAGCGCGTGCAGGCGGTCGTGTCGGAGCGACCGGGCGCGGTGCCGCGAGCGGAGGAGCGCCACCCCCAGCCGGACGGTCGTGTCGACGGTCGACACCGTCGACTCGGGGTGGTCCTCCCACGTGACCGGTACCTCGGCGACGCGACAGTCGAGCGCCCCAGCGACGGCGATGAGTTCGATGTCCCAGGCGAAGCCGGGTTCGTAGAGGTGCTCGCGGACGGCCGCCCACGACTCGACGGAGAGCGCCTTCGCGCCGCACTGGTAGTCGTACAGCGGGACGTCGAGGAACCGGCGGGCGAGCCACGCGAAGCCGTCGCCGAGCCGACGGCGTGCGAGCGTCTGGTGTGAGACGATGTCCGCGTCGGGGTGCCGACGCGAACCGACGGCGAGCCCCACACGCCCCTCCGTGACCGGCCGAACGACGTCGGCGAGCGACGCGGCGGGCGTCGACCCGTCCGCGTCGGCGAACGCGAGGACGTCGACGCGAGGCGCGAGTGACTCGAACCCCGCGGTGATGGCCGCGCCCTTCCCGCGGCGTTCGTCGCTCGTCGCGACGTCGACGGGGACCGAACACGCACGGAGCGCCGCGACCGTCTGGGGGCGAGGGTCGTCGAGTTCGACGCGGAGGGCGGCGGGGGAGAGCGTCTCCTGGAGGGCAGAGAGGTAGGTCGTCAGCCGCGTGGTGTCGGGACGGTAAGCGGGAACGACGACACCGACGTTACTCATTGGGGATGGATTACGCAGCGTGGATAAAAAACCGACCGATACCCTCACACGGTCGTCTCGGTGTCGGTCTCGCGGACGGTGACGGAGACATAAGACGTATAACGAGTCGGGTGCGTCGGTCTCCTGTATGGAGTACGCGCTGGTCCTCCGCTGGCTTCTCCTGTTCGCTCTCGTCGGCGCGGCCGGCGTCCCCATCGCCGCTCGCCTCTTCTCGGTTCCCGGGCGCGGCGCGGGGTTCGCACTCCCGGTGGCGCTCGTCGTGTTCACCCTGCCCGCGTACTGGGTCGGACATCGTTCGCTCACCGCGGGGCTGGCCGTCGGCGTCGTCGTCCTCGTCGCCGCGGCGCTCGGGTCCGCCCTCGACCGAGACGCGCTTCGCGAGGGGAGCGTTCGGCTCGCACCGGATCTGACACTCGACCGGCGCGCGCTCGCCGAGTCGGCGGTCGTCTTTCTGCTCTCGTTCTCGCTTCTCGTCGCCGTCCGCGCCGTCGACCCCGCGGTGCACGCACTGGGCGGCGAGAAGTTCCTCGACTTCGGCCTCCTGAAGTCGCTCGCGCGGAGTACGGCGCTGCCGCCCGAGGACATGTGGTTCGCGGGCGAACCGGTCCGGTACTACTACGGCGGACACCTCATCACCGCGCTGCTCGCCCGGCTCTCGGCGGTTCCCCCACGCTTCGCGTACAACCTCGGGCTGGCGAGCTTTTACGCGATGCTCGTCACCGCGGCGTACGACCTCGCCGCCGCCGTCGCCGCGGCACGGGGCGGTAACGGTGCCGACCGGCCGCGAGCGTCGTCCGCGCGCCTGGCGGGCGGCCTCGGCGCGTTCTTCGTCGGCGTCGCCGCCAACCTTCACACCGCCTCTGACGTGGTGCTGGGGGTACTGCCCGGTGGGCTTCGGACCGCCGTGGCGACGTGGATCGCCGAGGGGACCGACGCCGAGCCGAGCGAGGTGCTGGCGGACGCGTCGAGCTTCTTCTATTTCGACGCCTCGCGCGTCATCCCCGGAACGATCAACGAGTTCCCCCTCTTCGCGTGGCTCAACGGCGACCTCCACGCGCACATGATGGGTCTGCCCTTCCTCCTCCTGGCCGCCGGACTCGCGTTCGTCTACTACGAGACGGCCGCCGCGGAGCGTAGCCGGCGGCGACTCCTCGTGTTCGGGGCCGTTCCGGTCGTTGCCGGCCTGCAGTCGGTGGTCGACACGTGGAGTTTCCCGAGCGTGTTCGGCGTCCTCTTTCTCGCCCTCGCGTTCGCGCCCGCCCACCCGCTGTCGCTCCTCTCGGAGCGTCTCGCCGGTTACAGCGGCGAGAACGAGGGGTCGCGGCTCGAAAGCGAGCTCACTCGACTCGGCGGGGCGCTCGGCGTGGCTGTCCTCGCCGGTGTCGTCGGCGTCGTCCTCTCCGCACCGTTCGTCACCCTCGCGGCCGGCGGCGGCAGCAGCCGCTCGCTCGAGATACTCGCGGCCGCCGAGCGGAGTTCGCTCTCGGGCCTCCTGTTGGTCCACGGCGGGTTCGTCCTGGCGTTCGGGGCGTACCTGGTCGGGCGGGTCGGCCGTGCGGTCCCGGTCCTCGTCGGCATCGCGGCCGTGGCGCTCGTCGCGAACACCATCGGGTTGCCCGTGTTGCTCCTGACGGTCCCCCTGCTCGTGCTCGGCTTCGTGGCGCTCCGGTTCGACCGTCCGGTCGGTTT is a window from the Salinigranum halophilum genome containing:
- a CDS encoding hydroxypyruvate isomerase family protein; the encoded protein is MSLRVAVTLPTVYPDDSFADATARAAAAGADGIEFFDWDAADLETLTQATAEHDVEIAGTLSAAPGASIEGPDGMTDPDCADDAVAAIEESLPVAADLGCETLIVTTGPEQAGLDRETQYESVVDVLSRAAPTAEDAGVTLVLEPLNTVVDHPGYFLTDSAEAFDIIRAVDSPRVKLLYDVYHQQITEGNLIDTLTEHVDLIGHIHVADVPGRHEPGTGEINYANVIRALADAGYDGYVGCECFPEGDPDAAVERVVDYVESAN
- a CDS encoding alpha/beta hydrolase codes for the protein MTTTESPDSSPGPHQGQPVKHAGAPLRVADAALVLLHGRGATAESILDLADELGVHGVAAVAPQAQYNRWYPQSFLAPLETNEPELSSALHAVDDVVSELVEREVPPDRIVIGGFSQGACLAAEYAARNPRQYGGLVVLSGGLVGPGETVVDHTGDLAGTPVLLGCSDVDPHVPLERVHESRDVFERLGGDVTERVYEGMAHTINDDEVAFLRDRLQTLVERKPTPNDSDPDGGDGR
- a CDS encoding ring-cleaving dioxygenase — protein: MTLPPPTAGLHHVSVITGTTAQTVSFYTEVLGLRFVKQTVNYDDPFMHHVYFADERGSPGTLLTCFPFERGQEGRVGKPQPTATALAVPRASIDYWVDRLSAYGAEQVERFGEPVVRFTDGMGQPLELVGTDTQTEPWSDGPIPSEYAIRGFHSVTLASTSPFQTASVLDALGFDLHAQEGDRVRYRTAAPGSEPGTVVDILDTDLPFGREGIGTAHHVAFRLPDETALEAWRDLLIADGLEPTYVKDRTYFQSVYVREPGGILVELATDGPGLTVDEPVESLGTGLRLPPWLEEDRAMITAQLPPVTAREPSEDRE
- a CDS encoding lactate utilization protein; its protein translation is MSQQKSDYDDVRIDEALDSLPSDEELDEAVENLEANGFDVTVVDTRAEALEAVTSTIPDGATVMDGHSTTLEEIGFMEYLTEGDHSWENLHADVWAIDDDAERFTARRKAQTADYFVGGINAIARTGELVAADLSGSRIGAYPFAAGNVVIVSGVNKVVADLDAALDRLENVAYPLENERAQEAYGVESAIAKQLVYRKEPTEGRTSVVLVREQLGY
- a CDS encoding GtrA family protein; amino-acid sequence: MSVVDSLLSGRRFGKFASVGVVGAVFDVTTATVLREVGVFPELAVFIGIEVAIVVMFLLNDKWTFAEQGAAGLGAAFRRLARSNLVRIGGILVQLATFGFFFRVVALELTVAGIDGWFVVSKVAGIGTGMLVNYVAESLVTWQVGRG
- a CDS encoding glycosyltransferase; this translates as MSNVGVVVPAYRPDTTRLTTYLSALQETLSPAALRVELDDPRPQTVAALRACSVPVDVATSDERRGKGAAITAGFESLAPRVDVLAFADADGSTPAASLADVVRPVTEGRVGLAVGSRRHPDADIVSHQTLARRRLGDGFAWLARRFLDVPLYDYQCGAKALSVESWAAVREHLYEPGFAWDIELIAVAGALDCRVAEVPVTWEDHPESTVSTVDTTVRLGVALLRSRHRARSLRHDRLHALLERSRDTGPSLVERLGVDAVDD
- a CDS encoding DUF2298 domain-containing protein; its protein translation is MEYALVLRWLLLFALVGAAGVPIAARLFSVPGRGAGFALPVALVVFTLPAYWVGHRSLTAGLAVGVVVLVAAALGSALDRDALREGSVRLAPDLTLDRRALAESAVVFLLSFSLLVAVRAVDPAVHALGGEKFLDFGLLKSLARSTALPPEDMWFAGEPVRYYYGGHLITALLARLSAVPPRFAYNLGLASFYAMLVTAAYDLAAAVAAARGGNGADRPRASSARLAGGLGAFFVGVAANLHTASDVVLGVLPGGLRTAVATWIAEGTDAEPSEVLADASSFFYFDASRVIPGTINEFPLFAWLNGDLHAHMMGLPFLLLAAGLAFVYYETAAAERSRRRLLVFGAVPVVAGLQSVVDTWSFPSVFGVLFLALAFAPAHPLSLLSERLAGYSGENEGSRLESELTRLGGALGVAVLAGVVGVVLSAPFVTLAAGGGSSRSLEILAAAERSSLSGLLLVHGGFVLAFGAYLVGRVGRAVPVLVGIAAVALVANTIGLPVLLLTVPLLVLGFVALRFDRPVGFETVLVVGGAGLVTMVELVYLTEQAGPLRMNTVFKFYIQTWALWGVAAGAVVAGLLRGRPSGTDTMTEPTAGRETVATDGGDGSGLGALRRVLTVAFVLALVVSTSTYGVFALGSHFENAPEATLDATAFIEEQHPEEAPAIRWLDDRAGQPTLLSAPGTTWHSRGGTDERERGMYAWTSNPAASMTGIPTVAGWQHEVGYRGPDAYYSRVRDVDTMFLGTPDEQARLLGQYDVEYIWVGPSERLRYDDITVTDLDAVEVAYREGSVTVYRVDSEALSTA